One genomic window of Candidatus Thermokryptus mobilis includes the following:
- a CDS encoding NAD(+)/NADH kinase — protein sequence MRFGIIGNIKKEALYEVVLNLTRQLEKDKIEFIVQKEIAEGIEQRFSHSVDPRLELDELIENSDMIISLGGDGTILSTARIIGHRQIPILGVNLGKLGFLAEVLPSDAFEFIKRICKGDYRIEDRMVLEAKVKEEGVIYFGLNDIVIDKAGSTRVVDIETYINDEYLITYTADGLIISTPTGSTAYSLAAGGPIVTPSSEVITLTPICPHTLTARPIVIPDDSIIKVKIEFYDKEILLTADGQIEHKLKPPVEILVKKADYKIKLVKRPEVSYFDLLRSKLMWGKDLRVKGNRKQK from the coding sequence ATGAGATTTGGCATAATTGGAAACATCAAAAAAGAAGCACTTTATGAAGTTGTTCTAAACTTAACAAGACAACTTGAAAAAGATAAAATTGAATTCATCGTCCAAAAAGAGATCGCCGAAGGGATAGAGCAAAGATTCTCTCACAGCGTTGACCCGAGGTTGGAATTAGATGAACTTATTGAAAATTCAGACATGATAATTTCTCTCGGCGGTGACGGAACGATACTTTCAACAGCTCGTATCATCGGGCATCGCCAAATTCCAATACTTGGTGTCAACCTCGGAAAACTTGGCTTCCTTGCTGAGGTCTTGCCAAGCGATGCGTTTGAATTCATAAAAAGGATTTGCAAAGGCGACTACAGAATTGAGGACAGAATGGTTCTTGAGGCAAAAGTCAAAGAGGAAGGTGTAATCTATTTCGGTCTAAATGATATCGTCATTGATAAAGCTGGCTCAACAAGGGTGGTTGATATAGAAACCTACATAAACGACGAATATCTCATAACTTACACCGCAGATGGATTAATAATATCAACACCGACTGGTTCAACAGCATATTCACTTGCAGCCGGTGGTCCAATTGTCACACCATCAAGCGAAGTTATAACATTAACACCAATTTGCCCACACACATTGACGGCAAGACCAATCGTCATCCCAGACGATAGCATAATAAAAGTTAAAATTGAATTTTACGACAAAGAAATTCTGCTCACAGCAGACGGTCAAATTGAACACAAACTTAAACCACCAGTTGAAATTTTAGTTAAAAAGGCGGATTACAAAATTAAACTTGTAAAACGCCCTGAGGTAAGCTACTTTGACCTTTTGAGGTCAAAACTTATGTGGGGAAAAGATTTAAGGGTTAAAGGAAACAGAAAACAAAAATAG
- a CDS encoding DUF1844 domain-containing protein — protein MKDMSLFEQLVFILYTQGWEQLGKIPNPISGKIEKKLDEAKFTIELLDMLKEKTKGNLTENEMRFLEYSISQLKINYFFEVENERKQKNETTQKNES, from the coding sequence ATGAAAGATATGAGTTTGTTTGAACAACTTGTCTTTATACTATACACTCAAGGATGGGAACAACTCGGTAAAATTCCAAACCCTATAAGTGGGAAAATCGAGAAAAAACTTGACGAGGCGAAATTTACAATTGAACTCCTTGACATGCTTAAAGAGAAAACAAAAGGAAACTTAACAGAAAACGAAATGAGATTCCTTGAATACTCAATCTCTCAACTCAAGATAAACTACTTCTTTGAGGTTGAAAACGAGAGGAAACAAAAAAACGAAACCACTCAAAAAAATGAATCATAA
- a CDS encoding HD domain-containing protein, protein MPTYEDALKLLFEYTESENLRKHAFAVESAMRAYAKKFGEDEEKWAIVGLLHDFDYEKFPTPDQHPWVGSKILEERGYPEDIRKAILGHANYTGIPRDTLMAKVLYACDELCGFITAVALVRPNKKLDEVTVESVKKKLKDKAFARSVNREDIYKGAEELGVPLDEHIQFVIDAMKSIADKLGL, encoded by the coding sequence ATGCCAACATATGAAGATGCATTAAAACTTCTCTTTGAATACACTGAAAGTGAAAACTTAAGAAAACACGCCTTCGCCGTTGAATCAGCAATGAGAGCATATGCAAAAAAATTTGGAGAAGATGAGGAAAAATGGGCTATCGTTGGACTATTGCACGATTTTGATTATGAAAAATTCCCAACACCAGACCAACACCCATGGGTTGGCTCAAAGATACTTGAAGAAAGAGGTTATCCAGAAGACATAAGAAAAGCAATACTTGGACACGCAAATTATACCGGCATCCCAAGAGATACGCTTATGGCAAAAGTCCTTTACGCTTGCGATGAACTCTGCGGTTTTATAACAGCAGTTGCACTTGTAAGACCAAATAAAAAACTTGATGAGGTCACAGTTGAATCCGTAAAGAAAAAGCTAAAAGATAAAGCATTTGCAAGATCCGTAAATAGAGAGGATATATACAAAGGGGCTGAAGAACTTGGCGTACCGCTTGATGAACATATACAATTCGTAATTGACGCAATGAAATCAATAGCGGATAAACTCGGTTTATGA